A single window of Zea mays cultivar B73 chromosome 10, Zm-B73-REFERENCE-NAM-5.0, whole genome shotgun sequence DNA harbors:
- the LOC109942957 gene encoding ATP-dependent RNA helicase SUV3L, mitochondrial has protein sequence MAADDLTARDLMMAAADLTAPQTWYPSARAMRRRVVYHCGPTNSGKTHNALASFSAAKSGVYCSPLRLLAMEIFDKVNATGVSCSLRTGQEVKEVAFASHLACTIEMVSTEEIYEVAVVDEVQMMADPVRGSAWTRALLGLRAEEIHLCGDDSVLSVIRKICADTGDDLLVHQYERFKPLVVEENTLRGYFQNIRSGDWVVAFSRKKIFEIKLAIETYTHHKCCVIYGALPPETRRQQAELFNQEHNEYDVLVATDAVGMGLNLNIRRVVFYTLIKYDGEKTASVPASLVKQIAGRAGRRGSAYPHGLATTFKYDLCYLTRCLEEPLEEAEKVGLFPTFEQLEMFASQFPELTFNNLLNKLCDTCRIDDTYFICQHDNMKKVADMLEGVHGLSLKSRYGFCLAPVNTRNSEAMDHLLRFANNYSESHYVTMGLEMPSGYATNDTQFLDLETKHQVLSMYLWLAQHFGEDNFPHVQEAQTMSTNIADLLGQSLAKGCWKPQLRYQFIGQPPE, from the coding sequence ATGGCCGCAGACGACCTCACGGCGCGCGATCTGATGATGGCCGCGGCCGACCTCACGGCACCTCAAACCTGGTATCCTTCCGCGCGCGCCATGCGCCGCCGCGTCGTGTACCACTGCGGGCCAACAAACAGCGGCAAGACACACAACGCGCTCGCCAGCTTCTCGGCGGCCAAGTCCGGGGTGTATTGCAGCCCGTTGCGCCTCCTCGCCATGGAAATATTCGACAAGGTCAACGCCACGGGTGTCAGCTGTAGCTTGCGCACTGGCCAGGAGGTTAAGGAGGTGGCCTTCGCCAGCCATCTCGCCTGCACCATTGAGATGGTATCGACCGAAGAGATCTACGAGGTCGCCGTGGTTGACGAGGTACAGATGATGGCCGACCCTGTCAGGGGCTCTGCATGGACGCGCGCTCTGCTTGGGCTCAGGGCGGAGGAGATACACCTCTGCGGCGACGATAGCGTGCTCAGCGTTATCCGGAAGATTTGTGCAGACACTGGGGATGATTTATTGGTGCACCAGTACGAGCGGTTCAAGCCTCTTGTAGTCGAGGAAAATACACTTCGTGGGTACTTCCAGAATATACGTTCTGGTGACTGGGTGGTTGCTTTCTCTCGCAAGAAGATATTTGAGATCAAGCTGGCAATTGAGACGTATACCCACCACAAGTGTTGTGTTATTTATGGAGCTCTTCCGCCAGAGACACGCCGACAGCAAGCAGAGCTGTTCAACCAGGAGCATAATGAATATGATGTCCTTGTAGCTACCGATGCAGTCGGAATGGGGCTCAACCTTAACATTAGAAGGGTTGTGTTCTATACCTTGATTAAATACGATGGAGAAAAGACGGCGTCGGTACCTGCTTCACTGGTAAAACAGATTGCTGGTCGTGCTGGTCGGAGGGGCAGTGCTTATCCACATGGACTTGCAACAACCTTCAAATATGATCTGTGCTATTTGACTCGGTGTCTGGAAGAGCCACTCGAAGAGGCGGAGAAAGTCGGACTCTTTCCCACTTTTGAGCAACTCGAGATGTTTGCGAGTCAATTCCCCGAGCTTACCTTCAATAATCTGTTAAATAAATTATGCGATACTTGTCGCATCGATGACACATACTTCATATGCCAGCATGACAATATGAAGAAGGTTGCTGATATGCTCGAGGGAGTGCATGGTCTTTCACTCAAGAGTCGCTACGGTTTTTGCTTGGCTCCCGTGAATACAAGGAATTCAGAAGCCATGGACCATCTCTTGAGATTTGCCAATAACTATTCTGAAAGTCATTATGTTACCATGGGATTAGAAATGCCAAGTGGTTATGCAACAAATGACACTCAGTTCCTAGACCTAGAGACAAAACACCAGGTCCTATCAATGTACCTATGGTTGGCACAACATTTTGGGGAAGACAACTTCCCTCATGTGCAGGAGGCTCAAACCATGTCAACAAATATTGCTGATTTACTTGGCCAGTCACTTGCGAAAGGATGCTGGAAGCCTCAATTAAGATATCAATTTATAGGACAACCGCCAGAATAG
- the LOC103641728 gene encoding uncharacterized protein isoform X2 produces the protein MIRLDQISCIGPPRTNHAPETEAAELGQEQSHHRNSCLQSIKNPCISSRERSQTDKMVDGMDFEELCSDFECISSPYVESIMRQVARDIFELREDNRAFSCYAVPVKLLPDDNL, from the exons ATGATACGACTAGATCAAATCAGTTGCATT GGTCCTCCCAGGACAAACCATGCTCCGGAGACAGAGGCGGCAGAGCTGGGGCAGGAGCAGAGCCATCACAGAAATTCTTGTCTCCAG TCCATTAAAAATCCATGCATAAGCAGCCGCGAGAGGTCTCAGACAGATAAGATGGTCGACGGCATGGACTTCGAGGAGCTCTGCAGCGACTTCGAATGCATAAGCAGCCCCTACGTGGAGTCCATAATGAGGCAGGTCGCGCGGGACATCTTTGAGCTTCGCGAGGATAACCGCGCATTCAGCTGCTACGCCGTCCCCGTGAA GCTCCTTCCTGATGATAATTTATAA
- the LOC103641728 gene encoding uncharacterized protein isoform X4, whose protein sequence is MLRRQRRQSWGRSRAITEILVSSRERSQTDKMVDGMDFEELCSDFECISSPYVESIMRQVARDIFELREDNRAFSCYAVPVKYEVFLCYVKSFTFCTLIGSFRLLV, encoded by the exons ATGCTCCGGAGACAGAGGCGGCAGAGCTGGGGCAGGAGCAGAGCCATCACAGAAATTCTTGTCTCCAG CCGCGAGAGGTCTCAGACAGATAAGATGGTCGACGGCATGGACTTCGAGGAGCTCTGCAGCGACTTCGAATGCATAAGCAGCCCCTACGTGGAGTCCATAATGAGGCAGGTCGCGCGGGACATCTTTGAGCTTCGCGAGGATAACCGCGCATTCAGCTGCTACGCCGTCCCCGTGAAGTATGAGGTGTTCCTCTGCTATGTGAAATCTTTTACATTTTGTACATTAATTGGCTCTTTCAGGCTTTTGGTTTGA
- the LOC103641728 gene encoding uncharacterized protein isoform X3, with protein MIRLDQISCIGPPRTNHAPETEAAELGQEQSHHRNSCLQSIKNPCISSRERSQTDKMVDGMDFEELCSDFECISSPYVESIMRQVARDIFELREDNRAFSCYAVPVKYEAPS; from the exons ATGATACGACTAGATCAAATCAGTTGCATT GGTCCTCCCAGGACAAACCATGCTCCGGAGACAGAGGCGGCAGAGCTGGGGCAGGAGCAGAGCCATCACAGAAATTCTTGTCTCCAG TCCATTAAAAATCCATGCATAAGCAGCCGCGAGAGGTCTCAGACAGATAAGATGGTCGACGGCATGGACTTCGAGGAGCTCTGCAGCGACTTCGAATGCATAAGCAGCCCCTACGTGGAGTCCATAATGAGGCAGGTCGCGCGGGACATCTTTGAGCTTCGCGAGGATAACCGCGCATTCAGCTGCTACGCCGTCCCCGTGAAGTATGAG GCTCCTTCCTGA
- the LOC103641728 gene encoding uncharacterized protein isoform X5: MLRRQRRQSWGRSRAITEILVSSRERSQTDKMVDGMDFEELCSDFECISSPYVESIMRQVARDIFELREDNRAFSCYAVPVKLLPDDNL, translated from the exons ATGCTCCGGAGACAGAGGCGGCAGAGCTGGGGCAGGAGCAGAGCCATCACAGAAATTCTTGTCTCCAG CCGCGAGAGGTCTCAGACAGATAAGATGGTCGACGGCATGGACTTCGAGGAGCTCTGCAGCGACTTCGAATGCATAAGCAGCCCCTACGTGGAGTCCATAATGAGGCAGGTCGCGCGGGACATCTTTGAGCTTCGCGAGGATAACCGCGCATTCAGCTGCTACGCCGTCCCCGTGAA GCTCCTTCCTGATGATAATTTATAA
- the LOC103641728 gene encoding uncharacterized protein isoform X6, translated as MLRRQRRQSWGRSRAITEILVSSRERSQTDKMVDGMDFEELCSDFECISSPYVESIMRQVARDIFELREDNRAFSCYAVPVKYEAPS; from the exons ATGCTCCGGAGACAGAGGCGGCAGAGCTGGGGCAGGAGCAGAGCCATCACAGAAATTCTTGTCTCCAG CCGCGAGAGGTCTCAGACAGATAAGATGGTCGACGGCATGGACTTCGAGGAGCTCTGCAGCGACTTCGAATGCATAAGCAGCCCCTACGTGGAGTCCATAATGAGGCAGGTCGCGCGGGACATCTTTGAGCTTCGCGAGGATAACCGCGCATTCAGCTGCTACGCCGTCCCCGTGAAGTATGAG GCTCCTTCCTGA
- the LOC103641728 gene encoding uncharacterized protein isoform X1 yields MIRLDQISCIGPPRTNHAPETEAAELGQEQSHHRNSCLQSIKNPCISSRERSQTDKMVDGMDFEELCSDFECISSPYVESIMRQVARDIFELREDNRAFSCYAVPVKYEVFLCYVKSFTFCTLIGSFRLLV; encoded by the exons ATGATACGACTAGATCAAATCAGTTGCATT GGTCCTCCCAGGACAAACCATGCTCCGGAGACAGAGGCGGCAGAGCTGGGGCAGGAGCAGAGCCATCACAGAAATTCTTGTCTCCAG TCCATTAAAAATCCATGCATAAGCAGCCGCGAGAGGTCTCAGACAGATAAGATGGTCGACGGCATGGACTTCGAGGAGCTCTGCAGCGACTTCGAATGCATAAGCAGCCCCTACGTGGAGTCCATAATGAGGCAGGTCGCGCGGGACATCTTTGAGCTTCGCGAGGATAACCGCGCATTCAGCTGCTACGCCGTCCCCGTGAAGTATGAGGTGTTCCTCTGCTATGTGAAATCTTTTACATTTTGTACATTAATTGGCTCTTTCAGGCTTTTGGTTTGA